The Nothobranchius furzeri strain GRZ-AD chromosome 17, NfurGRZ-RIMD1, whole genome shotgun sequence nucleotide sequence CAGGAACAAGCTATCAGGTGATCTTTACTTGATATCTGGTTCTGACCAACTCGAAGCCAAAGAGGTTGTTTTAAATCCAAGCAAAGCCAGAAGATGCTTTAAATAAGCTGTAAGTTAAATGGAAACAACACACTCAGACACCTCCACCTCTACATTTCTCACACACTCACAAGTTCCACGTCCTGCTCTGTCATTTCTTCTTTGGGACGGAACTGTTGCTCGCTCTGCTCGTCTTCTGTGGGGGGTGCACTTCTCAGAAACTCCTCAATCAGCTCAGGACAGTCCAGGTTGTCCTCGGGTTCCcacgtgttttctgcactgtgatAAGACAGAGGGCCGTTGGACTATCAGGAAGGAGCTTAAATCTTACACAATAGAAGGTTGTGCAATCTGACTCACTCAGTGAAGCCTTTCCATTTCAAGAAATACTCCACTCTGCCATCAAAGACTCTGCGGCGAATGATCCTGTCCACCACAAACTCTTGTACCTCTGCAGGCTCCTCTGTCTTCCTCTGCTTGGCCGTCTGCTTCTTTCTCATTCTGCCATCACACAGGGAACAGGAGATGAACGTTTAGAGGAATGTGAAGGGGTCAGCGTTCTGCTACAACGCGACAAAGAAACAAGCACTGATCCAGAACAACATGGCAGAGACGTGTCCTTCAGACAATGATCGCGGCGCTCCACCTGCTGTTTGCTGCAAGAGCGTCATGGTTCTGCCGCTTCACGTGCACACAGACATGCTGGGACCAACAGACCGTGTCAGACAGCGACCGGAAACATGACTGGGACCGCTCGTTTGATGAAATAATACCGAACGGAACAACAtgaacgctctctctctctctctctctcggtgtTTACTTTGACTCGACGGACAGTCTGCCGCGGTGCCGTTCCGCTCTGCGCCTCTCGCCGCGAACCGCCTGCACACAGCGCCGTCCACGCTGCGCCGTGCGCAGAGGAATTGTTCTGCAGCGTCAAAACGATCTTCACAACTTTTTATGAATGAGTTTACATTAAAGATGGCCGTTCATGCTCAGAGGAAGTGATTGCCAAGGGAAAAGGTCATGCCAGGAAAATTGGGAGGAGACGACGGGGACGCGCACGGAAccgaccaatcagagagcagtccGCCACCTGGCCGTTCCCGTCTTTGCGGAACTGTCCTGCCACCCATGGGTGTCAGTTGGGTACCGCAGCGTGCTGGGTCGATGCTTTACAACCGGAAAATGGTCGTGTTCCTCtattagtaaaataaagaaaaggaaaaaatacaTTATATTATGATCGTTGGTtaaggtaggaagattcacacaaaATATACGTTCGACTGAATaaattgtctgtctgtctgtccgtctgtccgtccgtccgtccgtctatctatctatctatctatctatctatctatctatctatctatctatctatctatctatctatctatctatctatctatctatctatctatctatctatctatctatctatctatctatctatctatctatctatctatctatctatctatctatctatctatctatctataaaaacaaaataaaaactgttattGTTGCAATATATAGCCCAGGCTAGCTGAAAACTAAAGTAAAGACCGAATGACATGTTGCATTGTTTTAATGCATaaattaaagctgctatagtgaATCAACAGAACAAGCTAGTTTTTGATAGTAAACATGGTCACAGAATACTCACCCTCCCCTCCAGCATCTTCCCAGAGAGCTTCTGCCAGAACTAGAAACCAccaatgccagaggaaacgagatagtgctaacaCCTGTTGCAGTTTtccaggtccaaacgtcttttgtagtCCATGACTTcaagtggtgtttttctttttgggactgtggtagttttttttttcaaaaagtatattttattgcatttttaGTTTACTGTACACCTTTCACACATTATTATGTTGTATACTGAAAGTACATTCTGTATAAAATCTTAATGGAACAACAGAACAAcagaacattttaacaattttgGTTGTGCTTCTGGCGATCCTCTCCAACGTTAGTGCATTTATAGTATTGAAGGCAATATTCACATAGACATGTTTAATAAAACTTTGAGTAAGAAGTCCCCGAATTACACCTTACTTTTGCTTCTCCCATTACAGTCTAAATGCTGGTCAGAAGACCGATTATTTTCCTACTCTCCCACTTTATAAGTCCTTAGCTTTTTATGTCCATCCTCTTAATATATGTTAGAAAAGGTGTCCATATTTCGTCAAAAAAATGTTGCTTGGCCTTTAAGATATAGGTAATCCGTTCCAGCGGCATCACCTGTAACATCTGTTTCATCCAATCCTTCACAGTGGGCCTATGGAGCGATTTCCATGCCATAGCTATACACTTTTTTGCTACCATTAAACTAAGATCCAAAAAGACACGCTGACACTTGCTATAAGCATACTCATTAGGGCAAAGTCCTATTAGAAACAATTTAGCATCCAATGGTACCTCCTTTTTGATAATTTTTTCAGTAGAAATTCTTACATCCTCCCAGAACTTTTTGATTTCTGTACACTCCCAAACACAATGATGCAATGTCCCTTTATGAACAGCACATttaacacatgtatctggtatattGCTATTGTATTTCTTCAGTCTCTCTGGGGTGACATATGTCCGCATTAAATATTTATGCTGAATTAATCTTAACCTTGCATTAATGAACTTGGTATGAGCTCCTCCACAGGCCTTCTCCCAGTCCTTTTTACTCAGTTCTTGCCTGAGGTCGTCTTGCCATGCTGCTCTTCTATCGTTCGCTCCATCTGAATGATGTTCCACGATTATCCGATAACAGTCCGAGACTATTCCTCTTCGTGTGAAGTCCTTTGTCATCATTTCTTCCAACATGGTGATGGAGGGTTTGGAGTCCCCATTTTTTTGCTTAGACTTTAGAAAACTTCTGAGCTGgaggtatttaaaaaaatatttccttTCTATTCCATATTTAGCCCTTAACTGCTCAAAGGACATCAAATGATCAGAATTTTGCAAATATAAGTCCTTAACTGATTTAATTCCCTGTAAATACCAGCTTTTAAACACGGCATCAGCTCTTCCTGGTGTAAATTGCTGGTTACCCCATATGGGACTGAAACAAGACAATTCTTGTTCTTCTGTAAGATGCTTTTTCACTGAGAACCaaacttttatcatatttttcaCTATCGGATTCTTTATAGGTTTTAATAATTTCTTTTGTGAGTCAGAGTACACATACAAGAAGAATGGCAACTTTAGATCTTGTGATTCTAATTCCGCCCAGTGTGTGGGATTTGTGGCTGAAAAGCAGTATGTAATAGTCCTTAACTGTGCGG carries:
- the cbx3b gene encoding chromobox protein homolog 3b, which codes for MRKKQTAKQRKTEEPAEVQEFVVDRIIRRRVFDGRVEYFLKWKGFTDAENTWEPEDNLDCPELIEEFLRSAPPTEDEQSEQQFRPKEEMTEQDVELSSEQSNCSNGVPKQDDEQSDAPINLSTYLEPECIIGSTDRKGELMFLVKWKNSDDVALLPAREASLRCPQVVIDFYEQKLTWHCGDEEP